AGTTGGTAGAAAAGCCAGTAACACTAGAAGTTGTTCTCTCTGTAACAAAGCTATACCTGGTAGATATCCAAGTCCTTTCAGGTTTAGTTGTAGGCTAGGTGTAAACAACATGGGAAGACATTTACAGAGCATTAACTCATGACAGTTATCACTCTGTACTAAAAGTGGtccaacagtggactaatgaataAAACTAAGATTTAAGTTTGAGTGAAATATCCATTTAAGGGTTATGGTTGACATGCAAATCTGTCAAAGTAAACTTGCATATATGTATTTGTGTGCATAGGTTTGTCTGACAAATAGATGAATGTCGTCACCAAATAAAGTGGGGGGGAAATAAGAATAAAGTCTTCTCTCTAAATAAAACACATTTATCAAAACAAACGACAAGATACATGGTATTAATGTAATACAGTTTTGTTATAATCTTTCATTAAATATATTACATACAAATTATACAGTGCATTGTCACAATACATTTCAGGTCAGTTAGAATCTGTGGCAACAGCAGGAAGTCCTGATAGTGTGTTTTCAAAAAAACGTGTCCATCTTTCTCCCACAAGTCAGAAAAAATACCAGAAATCAAAGTAAACAGAAGCGATGGGCGACatcttaaatgtatttgactacaGAATGGCAGAGAGAAAAATCTGTTCTACTTTTCCCCTGTTATTTTCAGAAAGGGGGGAAAGTAGTAGTTTCTCCAAATGTGGCCCCCTAAAACTTCAACGCGCTGCAGTACCTTGCAGTTCCTCATCCGAAGACAAAGGGGGCAGTAGAGAGCCGTGAGAGCAATGAGTCCGCATGGCTGCTGCTGTCCACAGAGTGGCCGTCATAAGGAATGCAACACCACCTCTCACCCAAAcggggggtgaaagagagaggggctttAAAACTGCAGTGGCTGAGTTAAGTGTCTgtttcccaaatggaaccctatgggccctggtcaaaagtagtgcactagggaatagggttcctttTGGGACATAGACTGTGTGCAACTCCATAGAAAGGGAGTTTACTAAGCCCATCATATAGACTCCATTCCTTATAGGAAGATATATAATCTTTGACATCCAAACAaggcacagagacaaactgacggAGGGATATGCGTTCTCTTCCTTTGTCCTCAGTCCTCATCTTCCTCAGTCCTCATCTTCCTCAGTCATTCTCAATACCGTCTGTGTCCGTCGGGggtaggagagggcagggggCGGAGAGACTCCTCACTCGTTTGCCCTTTACACACATACATTTGATGTACACACTtgctcactcctcctcctcctcctctaccaccgGGTGAAGAAGGGTCTCCTGCTCTGGAAGCTCTGTGTGTAAGACTCACTGTTGGCCCTCTGTGGTGCTCTGGCTGTTTCTACTATAACTGGAGGCATCTGGACAAGCTGGAGGGGGGTCTTACTGTCCTTCAGAGCCTGGCTGAGGTTCAGGATCTAGGCCACCAGAggcggtgggggtggggggggtgggggtggaggaatgagagagagaccgacaggtTAGATACTCTCCATAAGGGCATGACATCTGTGATGCATTGTGGGTcaattgtgactgactgatcaACAAAGAATGGGAAGTTATTTCTAAATAAAATAGTTATTTCCAACTTCCATTAAAAATCAATCACTGAACACGACCAGCGCTTATtagagacaggcttctatttCCTTAATGCGCACAGCTTTTGCCCAATCAAAATGTTGAGAAGACTACCACACGGTTTACTGTGACCAGTATACACATTAGAGTAACACATCCAGGGCAGGTTAGGCTTGCAGAGACTGCCTAGTAACCCCAGAGTTCCTGTCTCAGCACCATTCTCTCACTCAGTCTCTCGTATCGGCTATAGTTGAGACGACCACGTCACACCACACTACTGTCTCATCCAAAGACGTTGCTCTGCTTTACGTTACTCACTGACTTTCACTTGTAAACAATTCATCTAGACCCGGCttttatttgctgaaatgtgtgccGATGCCCAGGCTATTAAACATGGACAGGCGGCGTTTAGACACTCTGCGTTTAATTGAACTTTTCCGGGATATATTATTTAAAAAGAGGCTTGGCGTATTTAAAACATACCTGTCCTCTCATAACAGCTATCTGCCTGTGGAACTGCCCTCTGTCGAAGCCTGGGTCTTTCTGCAACACACAGGTCAAGGGTCAAAAATAGAAACACCATCAAAGCTTGGATAATCAGTTCAGTTTGAAGttaactccctccctcctcctcaccttaaACAGTTCGTACAGGTCTTCCTCCAGATCTTTGATAAAGTTGGGATCGGCCAGTTTGGGCAGAACCAGCTCTCTTATCTCCTGGGAGAACGGAACCTTGGCTTGGGACAGCCACGCCCAGTAGAACGGGTCTACGATTTCGTCAAAAAATTAATCAACTTCAGTAAGAAATGCAATGATTGGTCACAGAGAAGGTGCATCTCTATAGGGTGCTCTGTGATTGGTCAGTGGGAAAGTGTGTCTCTACAAACTGCTCTGTGATTGGTCAGAGCATCTCTACAAGCTGTTCAGTGATTGGTTGAGGAGGCAGAGGGCGGTGCTTACAGGCTCTCCAGGAGTCGGGGTGTTTGAGAGGGAAGGCCAGTCCGTTGTCTATAGCAGCTAGTTGGATGATAGGATCCTTCACTACTACCCAGTCTGTGTCctggacagagagagtggaggggagagagagagaggaagggagagagagagagatacaagagagagagagaagggacagaaagagagagagaggaagggagagagagaggaggggtgataGACAGGGAGGGGGTAGAcggagaggtggaaagagagcACTGAGTCAGACATAAGTGCATAAGAGTACTACCCCCCCCAGAACAGACACCGAAAAAGGAACAGACACACGAGGTTTCGGTGCctgttctggtgtgtgtgtgtgtgtgtgtgtgtgcttacccTGCTTCCCTGGTCCATGGGACAGTCATATTTTAGAAGCCAGTTATCGTTTCCTCGATctgtggagacagagaggtgttaGAGTTTAATGTACCTTCCACATCACCATTTCTAAAAGGGATTGACATGTCACATATTCACACAGGTGTCAGTCGGCCTGCTTGTCCTTCACCGTCATCGCCTTGGTTACGTACCTGTGTTCCTGATGATGTAATCGAGGACCACCAGCCTCTCAAACTGTAGTTGCATCTGTctgttggtgttctctggcaaggGGTCTGCCTCAAACCTCCGCAGCCAGAAGTCTGCATCCTTAAAGCCCTCAACGAAGATCTGGAACGAACCCaactggaggacaggagggagagagaggagggagagagagagagggtggaaggggtgggagagagagagggtggaaggggtgagagagagggtgagggtgagagagaggtcaTCATAGGATCTGTGATTTCCTCTAGATTTAATGGAGAAGTTTTAGAGTAAAGTCTAAACTTTAAAACTTTAATCTGCTAAATCTCTTTACTTCAATTAAGGATTCACTTTAAAAACCCTTCATCCTGCATTTCCCTCTGGGCGGCCTGTAGTTCAAGAATTAGTATGTgaactaagtagtgcactataaagggaatagggtaccctTTGGAACACAACCAGGAAGCAGCAGACGTACCTTGGGAGGCAGGCCGATCCTGTGGAAGTGTTGTCCCACTTTGGGTACCTTCTCCAGAGCCAGCCTCTTACCCCTGGACTTGACCCGGTCTATAGCGTTATAGTTAAACGTCTCACTGGCCAGGTACACCACCTAGTGGAGAGATGGGGTGGGGGCAAgagggtggagagaaggagagggtgaagaagatgtagagagagagcgagagagaggacaggaaagagagagtgtgtgaaggAAATCAAGAGAGAACCGTGACGCAGGACCTCCCAGTACCTgcgtgtctaagtgtgtgtgtgtacctgcgtgtctaagtgtgtgtgtgta
The window above is part of the Salvelinus fontinalis isolate EN_2023a unplaced genomic scaffold, ASM2944872v1 scaffold_2179, whole genome shotgun sequence genome. Proteins encoded here:
- the LOC129850683 gene encoding phosphatidylinositol 4-kinase type 2-alpha; this encodes KIIGVFKPKNEEPYGQLNPKWTKWLQKLCCPCCFGRDCLVLNQGYLSEAGASLVDQKLELNIVPRTKVVYLASETFNYNAIDRVKSRGKRLALEKVPKVGQHFHRIGLPPKLGSFQIFVEGFKDADFWLRRFEADPLPENTNRQMQLQFERLVVLDYIIRNTDRGNDNWLLKYDCPMDQGSRDTDWVVVKDPIIQLAAIDNGLAFPLKHPDSWRAYPFYWAWLSQAKVPFSQEIRELVLPKLADPNFIKDLEEDLYELFKKDPGFDRGQFHRQIAVMRGQILNLSQALKDSKTPLQLVQMPPVIVETARAPQRANSESYTQSFQSRRPFFTRW